From Ignavibacterium sp.:
AATTTAACACCATAATTTTCAAGCGGAAGCATTCGAACAGAATTTTCTGCCTGATAGACTTTTGGTTTGTCTTTAACACCAAGCATCAACGGAACACTTGGTCCATAAATATCTGCATCAATTAATCCGACCTTTGCGCCATCCTTAGCTAATGCGACTGCAAGATTAACGGCAACTGTACTTTTACCAACCCCACCTTTCCCACTTGCAACTGCAATAGTGTTTTTTACGCCCGGCAGAATTGCATCTTTCTTAGGGTCGTTATGCTTGGAAATGTTGGAAGAAATACTTCTCGTCTGCAATTCAATTTTTACTTTCTTTAACGACGGAAAATCCTTTTTTAATTGTTCTTCAAACTTTTGCTTTAACAGTTCCTGATTCGTTTGGGCAGCAAAAGACATTTTGATGTTTAATTCATCATCATTCACTTCAAGAGATTGAATAGAATTGAGTGTTAGAATGTTCGGATCGAATCCATCGAAATTTAATTTCTTTAGAGAACTTAGAATTGTACTTTTTGTAATATCACTCATTTAATTATCCCTTATTAAAATTTTCAATCAATATAACTTTTATAAATTAGAATTGGTTCAATTACTTATTTCGTATTGCTTTCTTAACCTGAGTAGTTTCTTTTGTAGCATAATTCATTAACCATTCCTGACTGTTTATTTTTGCAGCTCCATCTTGTGGCTTTACAAAATGATAACTTCCATCCGAATGAAGCTCTCTGGCTTTCACATTATCTTTCAGATAAACAGACAGAACATTATTGATTATATCATCTTTTAGTTTTTTATCTTCAACGGGAAAAGTTGTTTCTATTCTTCTGTCAAGATTTCTTTGCATCATATCAGCACTGCTAAGATATACTTCATCGTTTCCATCATTTTTGAAATAAAAAATTCTGCTGTGTTCAAGAAATCGTCCGACAATACTTCTTACTTGAATATTTTCACTTAAACCTTTAACACCGGGAACTAAACTACAAACTCCACGAACAATCAGATCAACTTTAACTCCTGCATTAGAAGCTTCGTACAAAGCTGCAATAATTGGCGGATCGACAAGCGAATTCATTTTCATTATTATGTGCGCGGGTTTCCCGGACTTTTTATTCGCAATTTCTCTTGCAATGAGTTTCAGAATTTTTTCACGGGTGTTAAGTGGAGATACAAAAAGTTTTCTGAATTCTTTTTGTTGTGAGTAACCTGTCAGATAATTAAAAACATCAGTTACATCACTGCAGATTTCTTCGTCACAGGTGAACAGTCCAATGTCTGTATATAATTTTGCTGTAACCACATTGTAGTTGCCAGTGGAAAGATGAACATATCTTTTCACTCCATCGAATTCTTTTCTTACGATCAAAGTCATTTTTGCGTGAGTTTTTAATCCAACCAAACCATAAACAACATGCACACCTACTTTTTCCAATTCGCGAGCCCAATAAATATTATTCTCTTCATCAAATCTGGCTTTGAGTTCTACGAGCACAGCAACCTGTTTACCTCTGTCAGCGGCTTCAATCAAAGCTTTAACAATTGGTGAATCAGTTCCGACACGATAAAGAGTTTGCTTGATTGCAAGTACATCCGGATCTTCAGCGGCTTTTTTTATGAAGTCAACCACAGGTGTAAAAGAATGAAAAGGATGATGAAGCAATATATCACGCTGACGAATTACTGAGAATAAATCTTCTTCTTCATTCAGCTCTTTTGGTATAACAGGATAGAAAGGTTTTTCTTTAAGATGATGGACAGGAAGTTTATAAAGAATCATAACATCACTCAAACCCAGCGGACCGTCAAACTGATGAACATCATCTTTTGTAATCTGAAGGTTTTCCATAAGTGTTTCAACCATAAAGTCAGGCATTTTTCCTTCAACTTCCAATCTTACCACATTCCCAAATCTTCTTTGTCTTATATTTTCCTCAATAACACTTAATAAATCATCTGCTTCATCTTCTTGTAATTCGATATCCGTATCCCGTGTAATTCTGAATTTATGAGTTTCAATTATTTCCATTCCCGGAAACAGAAGATGAATATTCGCTTTGATCAAATCACCAAGCCATACAAACCTTGCTTTAAATCCGCCGTTAACAGATTTTCTCTTGTTGGGTTCAAGTATATCATCAATCTGGAGTAAACGGGGAAGAATATTTGGAACCTTTACCCGGGCGAAATGATTTTCTCCGTTTGGTTTGCGGATCAGAACAGCCAGACTTAAACTTAAGTTTGAGATGTATGGAAAAGGTCTGCCAGGATCAAAAGCAAGCGGAGTTAAAACAGGGAAAATTTCTTTCTTAAAATACTCGGTCAGGATTTTTTGTTCTTCTTTTGAAAGCTCATCATAATCGTGAAGGATGATATTATTCTCTCTTAATGATGGAACAATGTTATTGGTCCAGAGATCATAAAGTTGTTTCAGTAATGGCTGAAGACATTTTTCAATTTTCTGCAATTGCTCTCTTGGAGTAAGTCCATCAATAGAAGGTTCAAGAACATTTGCAGCAATTTGCTCTTTTATTCCTGAAACACGAATCATGTAAAATTCATCAAGATTTGATGAGAAAATTGAAACGAACTTTACTTTTTCAAGCAATGGTAAATCAGGATTCAGAGCTTCCTGCAGAACCCTTCTGTTGAATTCAATCCAGCTTAAATCTCTGTTAATAAAGTTTTCTGGTTTACCGTATTTTTTCAATAATTCTTTGGCATTCATAGAAAGTTACTTTCACATCTGTTTGTAAATATAAATAAAATACTTTGCAGAAACTGTGGTGAAAAACAGATGCCATCAAGCATTATTTGAAAAGAAAATAATTAACCGGTTATTTTATTATTTCTTCCAAAAAGAAGGAGAGAAAATTACAAGAACTGTAAAAAGTTCAAGTCTTCCTATAAGCATCAGGAACGATAGGAGAATTTTCGCTAAATCAGGTAAGTGAGAGAAATTTGCAACCGGACCAACAGTCCCGATTCCAGGACCAACATTTCCAAGACAGGTTGCACTCGCTCCAATTGATGTAAGAAAATCCAGTCCCAATATTGAAAGTATTATTGATGAAAGTACAAATATCAATATGTAGAGAATGAAAAATGCCTGAACATTCGAGATAATTTCAGGAAGAATCGCTTTGCCATTTACTCTTACAGGAATAACTGCACGTGGATGAATTAATCTTTTTAATTCAAGAAATCCGTTTTTAAACAAGAGATAATGTCTTACAATTTTAATAGAGCCACCGGTTGAACCAGCACATCCACCGATAAACAGAAGAACAAAGAAAATCATTCTGGAAAAGATTGCCCAGCTTTCATAATCGGAAGAGACATAACCAGTTGTTGTAACTAGTGAAACGACATGAAATAACGATTGACGAAACTTTTCTTCCAATGAAAGATTCAAATGAGGATGATGTATTATCATGATTAGGATTGATGAAATAAGAATAAATAAAGAATAAGCTTTAAACTCATCATTTGTTTTAAGGAAGCTGAAATTTCTGTGAAGAGCGAAATAGTGCAGAGTAAAATTTGTTCCTGCAAGAAACATAAAAACAATAAAAATATATTGTATGAATGGACTTGAATAATATGCAGTGCTTGAATTCTTAGTTGAGAATCCTCCTGTAGCCAATGTTGTAAATGAATGATTTATTGCATCGAAAAAATTCATTCCGGCAATCACTAACAAAATTGTTTCAAGCGCTGTGAATATCACATAAATACCCCAAAGCCGTTTTGCAGTTTCTTTAACTCTCGGATGAAATTTATCTTTTGTAATTCCAGGTACTTCAGCAGCATAAAGTTGCATTCCGCCAATACCCAACAATGGAAGTATTGCAAGGGACAGAACGATTATCCCCATACCACCAATCCACTGAGTGATTGAGCGCCAGAATAGTAAGCCGTGGGGCAATGATTCAATATCAACAAGAATTGTTGCACCGGTTGTTGTAAAACCTGACATCACTTCAAAGAAAGCATCAACATAAGAGGTAATTGAACCGTGAATGACAAATGGAATTGCACCAAACAATGACATAACAACCCAACCCAAACTAACAATCAGATAACCTTCTCTTTTTCCGATATCAGTTCTGTCCGCATCTTTCGTTATAAACCAACCTAATAATCCGATGGCAGAGGTTATCACTCCGGAAAGTAACAGCACCAGGATATCATTATCCTGATAGTAGATTGAGAAAGGAATTCCGCTCATCATAAACACACCTGTTAAGATGAGCAGAAACGAGATTATGTTAAAGACTAGTTTGTAATTCAAAACTTATCTGAAATTATTTGAAGAATTTCTCGATCTTACTCACAGCTTCGGGCAAAGAGAACACAACAACTTTATCACCTGCATTAATCTTTGAATTTCCCAAAGCAATAAAGCTTTCGTTTTTTCTGATGTAGCCACCGATTAAAGCATCTTTCGGAAAATCTGAATCCGCAATAGTCTCTTCCGTAATTTTTGAACCGGGCTGAGCGACAAATTCCATTACTACTGCATCAATTCCTTCCAATGATGAGTAAGAAATTATTTCACCTTTCTTTATGAAACGTACAATATTATTTGCTGCAATAAGTTTTTTATTTATCAGTGAATCCAGTCCGATAGTTTGTGTAAGCGGTACATATTCTACTTTATCAACAAGTGCAATAACTTTTTTTACACCAAGATGTTTAGCCATCAGACAAGTGATGATATTAGTTTCCGCATCTTCTGTAACAGCAATGAATGCGTCAACATCAATAATTCCTTCCTGAGCAAGTAAATCAATATCTCTTCCATCACCTTGAATTACTAAAGTATTCGGAAGTTCATCAGCAAGTTCGAATGCCTTTTCAGGATTTGAATCAATAAGCTTTACAGTCATTTTATTACTTAGAAGCGACGCAACACGACGACCAATCTTTCCACCACCAAGGATCATTATGTTATCGAATTTTATGTTTTCTTTACCCGCAAGTTTAAGAACAGTTTCCAAAGCTTCTGATTTTGATATGACGAATATCTGATCATTCGGCAGAAATTTATCATTTCCTTTAGGAATTATCGTTCTGAAGTTTCTGTAAATAGCAACTACACGAAAATCAAATGAAGCATATTGTTTGCTTATCTCGGAAAGGGTTTTGTGAATTACAGGCGCATTCTTATCTAACTTTAAACCGATCACCTGAAGTTTGCCATTTTCAAATTCAATGATGTCAGTAGCTGCGGTTCTGTTGATGAGATTTACAGTTTCGAGTGCGGCTAGTTCTTCCGGATAAATCATAAAATCAATTCCCAACTCAGAAAAATTAACACCATGTCTTGGATTCAGATATTCAGCATTTGAAATCCTGGCAACAGTTTTTTTAGCCCCAAGTTTTTTTCCGATGATTGCTGTTGCGATGTTAACCTCTTCAGAAGAAGTGACTGCAACCAGAAGATCTGCTTTTTCAATCTGAGCTTGCTCAAGTATTTCTATAGAAGTTGATGAACCTTCAATTGTAAGAATATCTGCCATCTGATCAGTATAGTGAAGTCGATCGTGATCAAGATCGATTGCAACTATATCATTATTTTCACTTGATAATTGTTTGGCTAACTGATAACCAACATCACCCATCCCTGCAATAATAACTCGCATAATATATTTTCAAAATTTATTTCTTTGTTAATCAAAATTTAATTAACAACACATTAAAAACAATTGATTTATTCCGATTCTTAGAATTGTCGAATGTACTAATGATTATAACACTAAAACCAGAATTATTAAAAATTGATTTGCGGAATGGATGAATGACTTTTTAATTGAATGGCTGAATGAAAATTCTTTAATGTCATTTCGACCAGAAGGAGAAATCCTTCAACACAAATTAGCTGAACCAAAAACGAAAAAACTTTTGAATGAATGATTGAATGGATGGTTGAATGATTGAATGAGAATTCTTTAATATCATTTCGACTCCCATTTATCGGAGGAGAAATCTTTCTAAAATCCAATCCTTAATCAAAGTTTATTAAAATTAACTAAGTTGGTTATTATGAAAACGAACATTCCATACTTTGATTATCTAAAAAAGAAAAACCCTCTCATTCATAAGAACAAGAGGGTCTGTAAGGTTCAAATTATGAATTAAGCAGTTACATTTTCTTTCTGATAAATTTTCTGGAATTCTCTCGCTTTACGATTCTTCCAGACTCCTTTATGATAAGCATATCCAACAATTAAAGGCATTGCAATGGTTGCTTCGCTATAAACCATTTGCTCGTAAGTTGTGGAAACTTTTCCCCACGAGCTTGCTTCTTTTAATGTTGAACCTGAAAGAGCGCCGTCTCTTTCATCTGCAACTGTAATCTGAATTGCATATTTGTGCATATCAGCTTCTTCCATCAAAATATCTGCTGCAACCACAATATCCTGTGTAAAGTTTTTAGGAACTCCGCCACCAATCATAAATATTCCTGTTTCTTTGCTGTGAAGTTTAATCTTTGTCAGTTCATAAAAATCTTTTCCGGAATCAACTGCAACATGTTTTTCAGGATTGTTATGCTGATGAATAACTAAACCGAATCCTGCAGAGCAATCTGAGAAAGCTGGAATGAAAATCGGAACATTCTTTTTATAGCAAGCATATACTACGGAATCATCGCATTTCGGTCCGCCGTTTTCTTCGAGATACTTACCAAATTCCCACATAAATTCTCTTGATGAATATGCTTTGGGTTCCATACTATCAAAAATCTTTG
This genomic window contains:
- the ppk1 gene encoding polyphosphate kinase 1; this encodes MNAKELLKKYGKPENFINRDLSWIEFNRRVLQEALNPDLPLLEKVKFVSIFSSNLDEFYMIRVSGIKEQIAANVLEPSIDGLTPREQLQKIEKCLQPLLKQLYDLWTNNIVPSLRENNIILHDYDELSKEEQKILTEYFKKEIFPVLTPLAFDPGRPFPYISNLSLSLAVLIRKPNGENHFARVKVPNILPRLLQIDDILEPNKRKSVNGGFKARFVWLGDLIKANIHLLFPGMEIIETHKFRITRDTDIELQEDEADDLLSVIEENIRQRRFGNVVRLEVEGKMPDFMVETLMENLQITKDDVHQFDGPLGLSDVMILYKLPVHHLKEKPFYPVIPKELNEEEDLFSVIRQRDILLHHPFHSFTPVVDFIKKAAEDPDVLAIKQTLYRVGTDSPIVKALIEAADRGKQVAVLVELKARFDEENNIYWARELEKVGVHVVYGLVGLKTHAKMTLIVRKEFDGVKRYVHLSTGNYNVVTAKLYTDIGLFTCDEEICSDVTDVFNYLTGYSQQKEFRKLFVSPLNTREKILKLIAREIANKKSGKPAHIIMKMNSLVDPPIIAALYEASNAGVKVDLIVRGVCSLVPGVKGLSENIQVRSIVGRFLEHSRIFYFKNDGNDEVYLSSADMMQRNLDRRIETTFPVEDKKLKDDIINNVLSVYLKDNVKARELHSDGSYHFVKPQDGAAKINSQEWLMNYATKETTQVKKAIRNK
- a CDS encoding TrkH family potassium uptake protein yields the protein MMSGIPFSIYYQDNDILVLLLSGVITSAIGLLGWFITKDADRTDIGKREGYLIVSLGWVVMSLFGAIPFVIHGSITSYVDAFFEVMSGFTTTGATILVDIESLPHGLLFWRSITQWIGGMGIIVLSLAILPLLGIGGMQLYAAEVPGITKDKFHPRVKETAKRLWGIYVIFTALETILLVIAGMNFFDAINHSFTTLATGGFSTKNSSTAYYSSPFIQYIFIVFMFLAGTNFTLHYFALHRNFSFLKTNDEFKAYSLFILISSILIMIIHHPHLNLSLEEKFRQSLFHVVSLVTTTGYVSSDYESWAIFSRMIFFVLLFIGGCAGSTGGSIKIVRHYLLFKNGFLELKRLIHPRAVIPVRVNGKAILPEIISNVQAFFILYILIFVLSSIILSILGLDFLTSIGASATCLGNVGPGIGTVGPVANFSHLPDLAKILLSFLMLIGRLELFTVLVIFSPSFWKK
- the trkA gene encoding Trk system potassium transporter TrkA, encoding MRVIIAGMGDVGYQLAKQLSSENNDIVAIDLDHDRLHYTDQMADILTIEGSSTSIEILEQAQIEKADLLVAVTSSEEVNIATAIIGKKLGAKKTVARISNAEYLNPRHGVNFSELGIDFMIYPEELAALETVNLINRTAATDIIEFENGKLQVIGLKLDKNAPVIHKTLSEISKQYASFDFRVVAIYRNFRTIIPKGNDKFLPNDQIFVISKSEALETVLKLAGKENIKFDNIMILGGGKIGRRVASLLSNKMTVKLIDSNPEKAFELADELPNTLVIQGDGRDIDLLAQEGIIDVDAFIAVTEDAETNIITCLMAKHLGVKKVIALVDKVEYVPLTQTIGLDSLINKKLIAANNIVRFIKKGEIISYSSLEGIDAVVMEFVAQPGSKITEETIADSDFPKDALIGGYIRKNESFIALGNSKINAGDKVVVFSLPEAVSKIEKFFK
- a CDS encoding deoxyhypusine synthase — protein: MATKKDYLKEVVKHIDIKEHNVVKLVDDMGEMAFSARDLNRAAKIYEMMLKDDNCAVILTLAGSLFSAGLKKVVYDMVMNNMVDAIVSTGAIMVDQDFFEALGFKHYKGTKWVDDNELRDLHIDRIYDTFIDEDELRICDDTTAKIFDSMEPKAYSSREFMWEFGKYLEENGGPKCDDSVVYACYKKNVPIFIPAFSDCSAGFGLVIHQHNNPEKHVAVDSGKDFYELTKIKLHSKETGIFMIGGGVPKNFTQDIVVAADILMEEADMHKYAIQITVADERDGALSGSTLKEASSWGKVSTTYEQMVYSEATIAMPLIVGYAYHKGVWKNRKAREFQKIYQKENVTA